In Bactrocera oleae isolate idBacOlea1 chromosome 3, idBacOlea1, whole genome shotgun sequence, a genomic segment contains:
- the CalpB gene encoding calpain-B — MYDPRNYFPKNYHSTGIGLVNLAALGYNKNEQSASETPKTGLYPSLPYPTAPPDPNAVRLSYGMSTSPTQMPGIQSSAPYPPSSAMLYPPRQSLYPTLGPQPSQSVPYPTGMPQPYAPYPTAPYPTAYPSSAAPALPYPMMPTGMPLPYSVPPPTSPSSLYPTIPTLPDGAMPTYGGGGGCIVSESANEKLPSPDEEPSVGVPEIPFSAVKVPESENMFWMKEKSSELRARDDSHVPYDTLRSSCLDNGTFFEDPDFQANNDSLMFSRRPDRYIEWLRPHEISDDPQFFVDGYSRFDVQQGELGDCWLLAAAANLTSDPNLFFRVVPPDQSFEENYAGIFHFCFWQYGKWVEVVVDDRLPTYRGELIYMHSTERNEFWSALLEKAYAKLHGSYEALKGGTTCEAMEDFTGGVTEWYDLKEAPPNLFNILIKAMNRNSLMGCSLEPDPNVFEAETPQGLIRGHAYSISRVCMIDIHTPNRQGKLPMIRMRNPWGNDAEWNGPFSDNSAEWRYIPDSQKEELGLTFDADGEFWMPFQEFLNNFDRVEICNLSPDSLTEEQEDSGKRKWEMKMFEGEWAAGVTAGGCRNFLETFWHNPQYVITLTDPDEDDDDGKCTVIVALMQKNRRSKRNRGMECLTIGFAIYHLTDRDMETRPQGLNFFKYRASVARSPHFINTREVCARFKLPPGNYLIVPSTFDPNEEGEYIIRVFSETANVMDENDDSVGYCEVDDRIKPNIPPPKEEDPQRENLRRLFKSIAGSDMEVDWMELKRILDHSLRDVMIDGNTFSKDACRSMVAMMDKDQSGNLGFEEFESLLTDIAKWKAVFKFYDRDHSGEIESFQLRDALNSAGYRLNNRVLNALGRRYTSREGKISFDDFLMCAVKTKTYIDIFRERDTDELNRATFSMDEWLERTAYS; from the coding sequence atgtaCGATCCCAGAAACTATTTTCCAAAAAACTACCATTCCACTGGAATTGGTTTAGTCAATTTAGCCGCACTTGGCtataataaaaatgaacaaAGTGCTAGTGAAACACCAAAAACGGGTTTATATCCGTCGCTGCCGTATCCAACTGCACCACCAGATCCAAACGCTGTACGTTTAAGCTATGGCATGTCAACTTCACCAACGCAAATGCCTGGAATTCAAAGTTCAGCACCATATCCACCATCATCTGCTATGCTATATCCCCCACGACAATCGCTGTACCCGACCTTGGGGCCGCAACCTTCACAAAGCGTGCCTTACCCCACTGGCATGCCTCAACCGTATGCACCATACCCTACGGCGCCATATCCCACTGCGTATCCATCATCGGCGGCGCCGGCGTTACCCTATCCAATGATGCCAACTGGCATGCCATTGCCTTACAGTGTGCCACCCCCTACATCGCCTTCCAGCCTCTATCCAACGATACCTACACTACCAGATGGTGCAATGCCAACatatggtggtggtggtggttgtATTGTAAGTGAATCAGCGAATGAGAAACTACCATCACCAGATGAGGAGCCCTCTGTAGGTGTGCCGGAGATACCTTTTTCCGCTGTAAAGGTACCTGAAAGCGAGAATATGTTCTGGATGAAGGAGAAGTCAAGTGAATTGCGGGCACGAGATGATTCACATGTACCATATGATACGCTACGTAGTAGTTGCTTAGACAACGGCACATTTTTTGAAGATCCAGATTTTCAAGCGAATAATGACTCACTTATGTTTTCACGTCGCCCTGATCGCTACATTGAATGGCTGCGTCCGCACGAAATTTCCGATGATCCACAGTTCTTTGTTGATGGTTACTCGCGATTCGATGTGCAACAAGGTGAATTGGGCGACTGTTGGCTGCTGGCAGCTGCAGCAAATTTAACTTCGGATCCAAACTTGTTCTTCCGTGTGGTGCCGCCAGATCAAAGCTTTGAAGAAAACTACGCTGGCATATTCCATTTCTGCTTCTGGCAGTATGGTAAATGGGTGGAAGTAGTGGTTGATGATCGATTGCCAACATACCGTGGAGAACTGATATATATGCACTCCACAGAGCGCAATGAATTCTGGAGCGCTTTGTTAGAAAAAGCTTATGCTAAATTACATGGTTCCTATGAGGCGCTTAAGGGCGGTACCACATGCGAGGCTATGGAAGATTTCACTGGTGGCGTTACCGAATGGTATGATTTAAAGGAAGCGCCACCAAATCTATTTAACATACTTATTAAGGCCATGAATCGCAACTCGTTGATGGGTTGCTCATTGGAACCAGATCCAAATGTATTTGAGGCAGAAACTCCACAAGGTCTTATACGTGGTCATGCCTATTCAATATCTCGTGTGTGCATGATCGATATACATACGCCAAATCGCCAGGGTAAATTGCCGATGATACGTATGCGCAATCCCTGGGGAAATGATGCCGAATGGAACGGGCCTTTCAGTGATAACTCTGCAGAATGGCGTTATATACCTGATTCACAGAAGGAAGAGTTGGGACTCACTTTTGACGCAGACGGCGAATTTTGGATGCCTTTCCAAGAGTTTCTTAACAATTTTGATCGTGTGGAGATTTGTAATTTGTCACCGGACTCTTTGACCGAAGAGCAGGAAGATAGTGGCAAGAGAAAATGggaaatgaaaatgtttgaagGTGAATGGGCAGCTGGTGTTACAGCTGGCGGTTGCCGTAATTTTCTAGAAACCTTCTGGCACAACCCGCAATATGTGATCACACTGACCGATCCTGAtgaagatgatgatgatggcAAATGTACAGTCATTGTTGCATTGATGCAGAAGAATCGCCGTTCAAAACGAAACCGTGGTATGGAGTGTCTAACAATCGGTTTTGCAATTTATCACTTAACCGATCGCGACATGGAGACACGGCCACAGggtctaaattttttcaaatatcgtgCATCTGTGGCACGTTCAccacattttattaacacacgcGAAGTATGTGCGCGCTTCAAGTTGCCGCCTGGCAATTATCTTATTGTGCCCTCAACCTTTGATCCCAACGAAGAGGGTGAATACATTATACGTGTGTTCTCGGAGACTGCGAACGTTATGGATGAGAACGATGATTCAGTGGGCTATTGTGAGGTGGATGATCGTATTAAACCAAATATACCGCCTCCTAAAGAAGAGGATCCACAACGTGAGAATTTACGTCGCCTTTTCAAGAGTATTGCTGGCAGCGATATGGAAGTGGATTGGATGGAACTTAAACGCATACTTGATCATTCACTACGAGATGTCATGATCGATGGCAACACATTTTCGAAAGACGCTTGCCGTTCAATGGTTGCTATGATGGACAAAGACCAATCGGGAAATTTGGGTTTCGAGGAATTTGAATCACTACTTACAGACATTGCCAAATGGAAAGCGGTATTTAAATTCTACGATCGCGATCACAGTGGCGAAATAGAAAGTTTCCAATTGCGTGACGCACTCAATTCGGCTGGTTACCGCCTCAATAATCGAGTGTTGAATGCGTTGGGACGTCGTTACACGTCACGCGAGGGGAAAATCAGCTTTGATGACTTTTTGATGTGCGCCGTGAAGACAAAGACCTACATCGATATATTCCGAGAACGCGACACGGATGAATTAAATCGGGCGACATTTAGTATGGATGAATGGCTCGAACGCACCGCCTATTCATAA